CAACTTGGTTGGCGGAAATGACGAACTTGTTTTCGACGGCCAAAGTCTTGTTTCCAACGCCAAGGGAGAAATTGTTTTCGAGGGAAAACATTTTCAGGAAGAAATGTCTCTTGTTGATCTGGATAAATTAAAACCGGTTGAAATACTTTCCGGAATTCCCGATGTGGAAGAGATTCATCAAGCGCTCCTGCTTGGACTGAAAGATTATGCCAGCAAATGCTGTTTCTCCAAAGCGGTGATTGGTTTGTCGGGAGGAATTGATTCCTCCGTGGTAGCCGCCTTTGCGGCCGAAGCTTTCGGGCCTAAAAATGTTTTTGGATTTTCGCTTCCTTCTCCCTATTCCAGTAAAGGAAGTTTGGACGATGCCAAAGCATTGTCCAAACGTTTGGGGATTTATTACGAAGTTGTGCCGATCGAGGATATTTATTCGAGTTTTTTGAAAGCCGCCAAAGTGGATTTGCGTAAAGGGGTGTCTCTGGTTGCGGAAAATATTCAGGCCAGAATTCGTGGCACCATTTTGATGGTGTTTTCAAACAAAAACGGGGCGTTGGTATTATCGACCGGAAATAAATCGGAGTTGGCTTGCGGCTATTGCACGCTCTATGGGGATTTGGCAGGAGGGTTGGCACTTCTCTCGGATGTTCCCAAAACTTCCGTTTATGAATTGGCCCATTTTATCAATCGGAAAAAGAAAATTATTCCCGATGCGGTTTTCAATAAACCTCCTTCCGCGGAACTTCGTCCGAATCAGAAAGATGAAGATTCACTTCCTCCCTACGATATTTTGGATGCCATTTTAAAAGCCTACATCGAGGATCATTTGAGTCTGAAAGAAATTGTGGCAAAAGGTTTTTCCAAAAAAGTGGTAACGGATGTGGTGTGGCGGGTTGATCACAATGAATACAAACGGCGCCAAGCTCCGCCCGGCATCAAAATTACCTCCAAGGCGTTCGGCATCGGGAGACGTTTCCCCATTGCGTGGGGATACCGGTGAAGAAAAATCAAAGATTAAAAATCAAAAATCAAAAATACAGACTAAAAATAAAAATTTTTTCATTTTAATATGTGTTTTTGATTTTTAATCTTTGATTTTTGATTTTTTCAAATTATGACTCTCTACATTGTTGCAACGCCCATTGGAAATCTCGAGGATATCACGCTTCGCGCATTGCGTATTCTCAAAGAGGTGGATCTCGTTGTTGCTGAAGATACAAGACATACGCGCAAACTCTTGCAACACTTTGATATCCACACACCATTGGAGAGTTTTTTTGAGCATCAAGAAGAATCCAAACTAAAACCGATTTTGAATAAATTAAAAAATGGAACGAACGTTGCGCTCGTGAGTGACGCGGGCACTCCGGGTATTTCCGATCCGGGTTTTCGTTTGGTACGTGCCGCTATTCAAGAGGGAATTGCTGTAGTTCCAATTCCCGGAGCCTCGGCCGCGATCACCGCTCTGCAAGCCGCCGGATTGCCCACGGATCATTTTTTCTTTGTGGGTTTTCTTCCTGAAAAACCCGGGAAGCGCAAAAAATATCTGGAGGCGCTCTCTGTTTTACAGCACACATTGATTCTTTATTTGTCTCCATGGAAAGCGCAAAAGCAACTTCAGGAATTGGCGCTGACTTTTGGGGAGAGACAAGTGTGCATGGGACGTGAATTGACAAAACTTTACGAAGAATTTTGGCGAGGAACTTTGCCTGAATTGATCACCCACTTAGAAAAGAAACCGCCCAAAGGAGAAATCACTTTGGTCGTCGCAGGATGTGAGGAAAAAGAATGATATTATTTTTAAGCCCCGCAAAAAAACGCGCCCTTTTGGAAACACTCCATCACATTGCCGAGTACCTGCCTT
This portion of the Deltaproteobacteria bacterium genome encodes:
- a CDS encoding NAD+ synthase — encoded protein: MKIAICQINTTVADFTGNEEKVARGLAWAKAKGASLAIFPEMTTFGYPPRDLLDRPYLIDANLACAERIAKRTTKDLGAIFGFVAKNKSKTGCGLLNVACLAHSGKIQTIQPKTLLPTYDVFDEARHFDPATGHQIALFKGMTIGLTVCEDIWSAFDFGGRRNYTIDPTEHLKNEGAKLLVNISASPFSLGKREVRRELIADVARRNHLPVIYCNLVGGNDELVFDGQSLVSNAKGEIVFEGKHFQEEMSLVDLDKLKPVEILSGIPDVEEIHQALLLGLKDYASKCCFSKAVIGLSGGIDSSVVAAFAAEAFGPKNVFGFSLPSPYSSKGSLDDAKALSKRLGIYYEVVPIEDIYSSFLKAAKVDLRKGVSLVAENIQARIRGTILMVFSNKNGALVLSTGNKSELACGYCTLYGDLAGGLALLSDVPKTSVYELAHFINRKKKIIPDAVFNKPPSAELRPNQKDEDSLPPYDILDAILKAYIEDHLSLKEIVAKGFSKKVVTDVVWRVDHNEYKRRQAPPGIKITSKAFGIGRRFPIAWGYR
- the rsmI gene encoding 16S rRNA (cytidine(1402)-2'-O)-methyltransferase, which encodes MTLYIVATPIGNLEDITLRALRILKEVDLVVAEDTRHTRKLLQHFDIHTPLESFFEHQEESKLKPILNKLKNGTNVALVSDAGTPGISDPGFRLVRAAIQEGIAVVPIPGASAAITALQAAGLPTDHFFFVGFLPEKPGKRKKYLEALSVLQHTLILYLSPWKAQKQLQELALTFGERQVCMGRELTKLYEEFWRGTLPELITHLEKKPPKGEITLVVAGCEEKE